One genomic window of Actinoalloteichus hoggarensis includes the following:
- a CDS encoding aldo/keto reductase, with product MQQRTLGHRTVGAIGLGAMPMSIENRPETARSVAAVHAALDAGVTLIDTADAYHLHAGETGHNEELIARALRSYGGDVDDVLVATKGGALRPGDGSWILDGRPEYVQRAARASARRLGVEAIGLYQFHRPDPEVPYADSIGALRDLLDAGVIRMAGISNVSVAQIDEANEILDGRLVSVQNQFSPAFRAGLDELRHCATLGIAFLPWSPLGGIRAAGDVGALHAPFQRVADDHGVSPQQVALAWQLALDPVVIPIPGSSRPASIQDSARAAELELTADEIAALSNAN from the coding sequence GTGCAGCAACGCACCCTGGGACACCGCACCGTCGGCGCGATCGGACTCGGCGCGATGCCGATGTCCATCGAGAACAGGCCCGAGACGGCTCGCTCCGTCGCGGCCGTCCACGCCGCACTCGACGCGGGCGTCACCCTCATCGACACGGCCGACGCCTATCACCTGCATGCGGGTGAGACCGGCCATAACGAGGAGCTCATCGCACGTGCCCTGCGGTCCTACGGCGGCGACGTCGACGACGTGCTGGTGGCCACGAAGGGCGGGGCACTGCGTCCCGGCGACGGCTCGTGGATCCTCGACGGCCGCCCGGAGTACGTGCAGCGGGCGGCCAGGGCGTCGGCCCGGCGGCTCGGCGTGGAGGCGATCGGCCTCTACCAGTTCCATCGGCCGGACCCCGAGGTGCCCTACGCCGACTCGATCGGCGCGCTACGAGATCTGCTGGACGCGGGCGTGATCCGGATGGCGGGCATCTCGAACGTGTCCGTCGCACAGATCGACGAGGCCAACGAGATACTCGACGGGCGGCTCGTCTCCGTGCAGAACCAGTTCTCCCCAGCCTTCCGCGCCGGCCTGGACGAACTCAGGCACTGCGCGACCCTGGGCATCGCCTTCCTCCCGTGGTCTCCGCTGGGCGGCATCCGCGCCGCGGGCGACGTCGGCGCGCTGCATGCGCCCTTCCAGCGGGTCGCCGACGACCACGGGGTGAGCCCGCAGCAGGTCGCGCTGGCCTGGCAGCTGGCGTTGGACCCCGTCGTCATCCCCATCCCCGGTTCGTCGCGGCCGGCGAGCATCCAGGATTCGGCCCGCGCCGCCGAGCTGGAACTCACCGCCGACGAGATCGCCGCGCTGTCGAACGCGAACTGA
- a CDS encoding LysR family transcriptional regulator, whose translation MIIGFDGKRPSERSPTTYSDAIEKYYRSMDLRQMEYLIALADEQHFTRAAAVCGVSQSGLSAGIRNLEDELGTPLFLRTTRRVEPTEAGLALLPFARTMLAQVAAGRDAVVRATRALSGRLRVGAEQCLGVVDVPPLLERFHRRYPLVDIHFTQAGSHDLVMQVRAGELDVAFVATTEHLATVNPVELGRREVVLLAPPEHPLAVRTHVEWAELRDREFIDFRESWGVRSLNEAACSTHGVGRRVRCTVDDIHTLLDLIRRGLGIALVPRHVAAKPEASALATIRLPPSSAPEWIVSAITANQAEPSAARLLELVDANPSSTNEAERPGTVTDS comes from the coding sequence ATGATCATCGGATTCGACGGTAAGCGTCCCTCGGAAAGAAGTCCAACAACTTATTCCGATGCGATTGAGAAGTATTATCGATCAATGGACCTGCGTCAGATGGAATACCTCATCGCGCTCGCCGACGAGCAGCACTTCACCCGAGCGGCGGCGGTCTGCGGAGTCTCACAGTCCGGGCTTTCGGCGGGCATCCGGAACCTCGAAGACGAACTCGGAACGCCGTTGTTCCTCCGCACCACGCGTCGGGTCGAGCCGACGGAGGCCGGGCTCGCGCTGCTTCCCTTCGCGCGCACGATGCTCGCCCAGGTCGCGGCCGGGCGTGACGCGGTCGTCCGTGCTACACGCGCGCTCTCGGGCAGGCTTCGTGTGGGAGCCGAACAGTGCCTCGGCGTCGTCGACGTTCCGCCGTTGCTCGAACGGTTCCATCGCCGCTACCCGCTCGTCGACATCCACTTCACCCAGGCCGGCTCCCATGACCTCGTCATGCAGGTCCGTGCCGGTGAGCTCGACGTCGCCTTCGTCGCGACGACCGAGCATCTGGCGACGGTCAACCCCGTCGAGCTCGGCAGGCGCGAGGTCGTGCTGCTGGCTCCGCCCGAGCATCCCCTCGCGGTTCGCACCCACGTGGAGTGGGCCGAGTTGCGCGACCGCGAGTTCATCGACTTCCGGGAATCGTGGGGCGTGCGGTCCCTCAACGAGGCGGCCTGCTCGACGCACGGCGTGGGCCGGCGAGTGCGATGCACCGTCGACGACATCCACACCCTGCTCGATCTCATCCGTCGTGGCCTCGGCATCGCCCTCGTACCGAGGCATGTCGCGGCGAAGCCCGAGGCCTCGGCTCTGGCGACCATCCGGCTGCCCCCGTCCTCCGCCCCGGAATGGATCGTCTCGGCGATCACGGCGAATCAGGCGGAGCCCTCGGCCGCGCGGCTGCTCGAGCTCGTCGACGCGAACCCCTCCTCGACGAATGAGGCCGAGCGCCCGGGCACGGTGACCGATTCGTAG
- a CDS encoding sigma-70 family RNA polymerase sigma factor has translation MTASPARSPFEAERDRLTWLSYRMLGSWRDAEDVVQDVAVEWIIAADAIENPAGWLTTITVRRSIDALRRRRRAETYVGPWLPEPFVSEPVSGPSGSAPEESVERDETLTMVFLTLAERLTPPQRAVIVLRALDYSHDEVARMLQITSAASRQHQRRGTVALRRAEEAVANRQSGRCAHRGPSHRSQEERALLTAFLTAARDGDVEALSALLADEVVAYNDGGGRMRAALRPLFGRANVARFVVGVADLHRARRAVRLVTVNGGPGAIVTLSGAEHVVSLDVRDGVIHRVFDVCNPDKLGRVRETGRPQPVV, from the coding sequence GTGACGGCGTCTCCGGCCCGTTCCCCCTTCGAGGCCGAGCGGGACAGGCTGACCTGGCTGAGCTATCGGATGCTCGGCTCGTGGCGCGATGCCGAGGATGTCGTGCAGGACGTCGCGGTCGAATGGATCATCGCCGCCGATGCGATCGAGAACCCGGCGGGATGGTTGACCACGATCACCGTGCGACGCTCCATCGACGCGCTGCGCAGGCGCAGACGTGCCGAGACCTACGTCGGCCCCTGGCTGCCGGAGCCGTTCGTGTCCGAGCCGGTGTCGGGGCCGTCGGGCTCCGCGCCGGAGGAGAGCGTGGAGCGGGACGAGACGCTGACCATGGTGTTCCTGACGCTCGCCGAGCGACTGACTCCGCCACAGCGTGCCGTGATCGTGCTGCGCGCGCTGGACTACTCGCACGACGAGGTCGCGCGGATGCTCCAGATCACGAGTGCGGCGTCTCGGCAGCACCAGCGGCGTGGCACGGTCGCGCTCCGGCGTGCCGAGGAGGCCGTGGCGAACCGGCAGAGCGGGCGCTGCGCTCACCGTGGTCCGTCGCATCGGTCCCAGGAGGAACGCGCACTGCTGACCGCCTTCCTCACCGCTGCACGGGACGGCGACGTCGAGGCCCTGAGTGCCCTGCTGGCCGACGAGGTCGTCGCCTACAACGACGGCGGCGGTCGAATGCGCGCGGCTCTCAGGCCGTTGTTCGGCCGGGCGAACGTGGCCAGGTTCGTCGTCGGCGTCGCAGACCTGCACCGGGCGCGGCGGGCCGTTCGGCTGGTCACCGTGAACGGCGGTCCTGGCGCGATCGTCACGTTGTCCGGAGCGGAGCACGTGGTGTCGTTGGACGTGCGTGACGGCGTGATTCATCGTGTGTTCGACGTCTGCAACCCGGACAAGCTCGGGAGGGTGCGGGAAACGGGGAGACCGCAGCCGGTCGTCTAG
- a CDS encoding helix-turn-helix transcriptional regulator — translation MTVEATTERVLRLLALLQRRQSWTAVELAAELGVTDRSVRRDVERLRAVGYPVHAMAGVGGGYRLGAGTRLPPLLLDDEEAIATAVSLRLAAGGTVAGAGEAALRVLTKLDQVMPPRLRAEIRAVHDATETLLGTGTEIDADVLVTLARACRDALRVRFRYAGRDGGDAERTVEPVRMVATGRRWYLMAWDVERDDWRTFRLDRMRDAASTTWRFRPREHPDPVAYVQRSVTAAPYRYVARVRVHAEPDRVRELVPPQVGRIEDDRAGWCLLVVGGDDLDWLIMHVARLGFPAEVLEPPELREAAALLARRIEALAGVDAVVADAVANPVPRDG, via the coding sequence GTGACCGTTGAGGCGACGACCGAACGGGTGTTACGACTGCTGGCGCTACTCCAGCGGCGGCAGTCCTGGACGGCCGTCGAACTCGCCGCCGAACTGGGAGTCACCGACCGTTCGGTGCGCCGCGACGTGGAGCGACTGCGCGCGGTCGGCTACCCGGTGCACGCGATGGCAGGCGTCGGCGGCGGCTACCGACTCGGCGCGGGAACCCGGTTGCCGCCACTGCTCCTCGATGACGAGGAGGCGATCGCGACAGCGGTCTCACTCCGCCTGGCCGCAGGAGGCACGGTCGCCGGTGCGGGCGAAGCCGCCCTGCGGGTGCTGACGAAACTCGACCAGGTGATGCCGCCTCGGCTGCGTGCCGAGATCCGAGCAGTGCACGACGCCACCGAGACTCTCCTCGGAACCGGCACCGAGATCGACGCCGACGTGCTCGTGACACTCGCACGGGCCTGCCGTGACGCCCTGCGCGTGAGGTTTCGGTACGCGGGCCGCGACGGCGGGGATGCGGAACGCACGGTGGAACCGGTGCGGATGGTCGCCACCGGCCGTCGCTGGTATCTGATGGCCTGGGACGTCGAGCGCGACGACTGGCGCACCTTCCGACTGGATCGGATGCGCGACGCGGCATCGACGACCTGGCGCTTTCGCCCAAGAGAGCATCCCGACCCGGTCGCCTACGTGCAGCGGTCGGTGACCGCCGCGCCGTACCGGTATGTCGCCCGGGTGCGGGTGCACGCCGAGCCCGATCGGGTACGGGAGCTGGTGCCGCCGCAGGTGGGCCGGATCGAGGACGACCGTGCGGGGTGGTGTCTGCTCGTCGTCGGCGGCGATGATCTGGACTGGCTGATCATGCATGTCGCCCGGCTCGGCTTCCCGGCGGAGGTGCTGGAGCCCCCCGAACTCCGGGAGGCAGCCGCACTGCTCGCCCGACGCATCGAGGCGCTGGCAGGCGTCGATGCGGTCGTCGCCGACGCCGTCGCGAACCCCGTACCTCGCGACGGCTAG
- a CDS encoding DinB family protein, translating to MIDEPVNLLLRDQIAWHWTNQLRERLAGLTDEEYFWEPVPDCWNVRPRGTGSASSQAGSGAMVIDFASPEPDPPPFATIAWRLGHVIVGVLAMRNAAHFGRAHTDYQSFEYAPTAAGALAQLDAEYTAWLAGVESLGESGLARPCGDAEPLYPEDSLARLVLRINRELIHHLAEVCLLRDLYLHTRRETR from the coding sequence GTGATCGATGAGCCCGTCAACCTTCTGCTCCGGGACCAGATTGCCTGGCATTGGACGAATCAGCTGCGCGAGCGCCTCGCGGGGCTCACCGATGAGGAGTACTTCTGGGAGCCCGTGCCCGACTGCTGGAACGTGCGTCCGCGCGGAACCGGATCGGCATCGTCGCAGGCCGGTTCCGGTGCGATGGTCATCGACTTCGCGAGTCCGGAGCCGGACCCGCCGCCGTTCGCGACGATCGCCTGGCGACTCGGGCATGTGATCGTCGGCGTGCTCGCGATGCGTAATGCCGCGCACTTCGGCCGTGCGCACACCGATTACCAATCGTTCGAGTACGCGCCGACCGCAGCCGGGGCGCTGGCCCAGCTCGATGCGGAGTACACCGCCTGGCTGGCCGGAGTCGAGTCGCTCGGGGAGAGCGGCCTCGCACGGCCCTGCGGAGACGCGGAGCCACTGTATCCCGAGGATTCACTGGCCCGTCTGGTCCTGCGCATCAACCGGGAGCTGATCCACCATCTGGCCGAGGTGTGTCTGCTCCGTGACCTCTACCTTCATACCCGACGGGAGACGCGCTGA
- a CDS encoding VOC family protein, protein MARDVQITFDCADPAALAAFWAEALDYRLQGPPAGFESWDQALDAMGVPPERRNDAAASIDPEGTGPRLFFQRVPEGKQAKNRAHLDVRAAPGLEGDARMAALEAAAERLVAHGATRLHRHEPALPLDGGHIVMADPEGNEFCLD, encoded by the coding sequence ATGGCTCGCGACGTTCAGATCACCTTCGACTGTGCCGACCCGGCCGCACTGGCGGCCTTCTGGGCCGAAGCCCTCGACTACCGGCTGCAGGGCCCGCCCGCGGGCTTCGAGTCGTGGGACCAGGCGCTGGACGCGATGGGCGTGCCGCCCGAGCGCCGCAACGATGCCGCGGCGTCGATCGACCCCGAGGGCACCGGGCCTCGGCTGTTCTTCCAGCGAGTGCCGGAGGGCAAGCAGGCTAAGAACCGCGCGCATCTCGATGTGCGAGCCGCGCCGGGTCTGGAGGGGGACGCGCGGATGGCGGCCCTGGAGGCGGCGGCCGAACGGCTTGTCGCCCACGGGGCCACCCGCCTGCACCGGCATGAGCCCGCTCTGCCACTCGACGGCGGTCACATCGTGATGGCCGACCCGGAGGGCAACGAGTTCTGTCTCGATTGA
- a CDS encoding carboxymuconolactone decarboxylase family protein encodes MPRLVVPEHAPAGYRAVGRLDQYLRDSIDAGLLDVVKLRASQLNGCAYCVDMHAASLSELGVPARKIHALPVWRETDFFSDRERAALALTEAITVLTNGVDDDVWAQAAAQFDERELADLVLAIGTINLLNRIGVSTRLAPPPLAR; translated from the coding sequence ATGCCCAGACTCGTAGTGCCAGAACACGCTCCGGCCGGCTACCGGGCCGTCGGACGGCTCGACCAGTACCTGCGCGACAGCATCGACGCCGGCCTGCTCGACGTCGTCAAGCTGCGCGCGTCCCAGCTCAACGGCTGCGCCTACTGCGTCGACATGCACGCGGCAAGCTTGAGCGAACTCGGTGTCCCGGCCCGGAAGATCCACGCGCTCCCGGTGTGGCGGGAGACCGACTTCTTCTCGGATCGGGAGCGCGCCGCACTCGCGCTGACCGAGGCGATCACGGTGCTGACCAACGGTGTCGACGACGACGTCTGGGCGCAGGCGGCAGCACAGTTCGACGAACGTGAACTGGCCGACCTCGTCCTGGCGATCGGCACGATCAACCTGCTGAACCGGATCGGCGTCAGCACCCGACTCGCCCCGCCGCCGTTGGCACGGTAA
- a CDS encoding TetR/AcrR family transcriptional regulator — MYSPEDRTAKAIIRDVAVALFGERGPDAVPLRLVAERSGVSQPLIIKHYGSRDGLVAAVDEHVIGLVRNAVHATALEESAQVRSIVEMLGDSAVTRYLSRLLTGDGPRSREAYAELSDFSRQLVMRLDEAGAIAAGVDHEQLAAVLLAHDLSLVLLRSRIGETLGADPLSGTGLRNWAGTVDLLYRGIALHVDHGRQDHPTDGVSSEAP, encoded by the coding sequence ATGTATTCACCAGAGGACAGGACAGCAAAGGCGATCATTCGAGACGTCGCCGTCGCGTTGTTCGGGGAGCGCGGTCCGGACGCCGTTCCTCTTCGTCTCGTCGCCGAGCGGAGCGGCGTGTCACAACCGCTGATCATCAAGCACTACGGCTCCCGAGACGGCCTGGTCGCCGCCGTGGACGAGCACGTCATCGGGCTGGTACGCAATGCCGTGCACGCCACCGCACTCGAAGAGTCCGCTCAGGTCCGATCGATCGTGGAGATGCTGGGCGACTCGGCCGTCACGAGGTACCTGTCACGCCTGCTGACCGGCGACGGCCCCCGTTCCCGCGAGGCGTACGCGGAACTGAGCGACTTCAGCAGGCAGTTGGTCATGCGGCTCGACGAGGCGGGAGCGATCGCCGCGGGCGTCGATCATGAGCAGTTGGCCGCCGTCCTGCTCGCCCACGACCTGTCCCTCGTCCTGTTGCGCAGCCGGATCGGCGAGACGCTGGGCGCGGATCCGCTCAGCGGCACGGGCCTGCGGAACTGGGCGGGCACGGTCGATCTGCTCTACCGCGGAATCGCCCTCCACGTCGACCACGGCAGGCAGGACCACCCGACGGACGGCGTCAGCTCGGAGGCACCCTGA
- a CDS encoding TetR/AcrR family transcriptional regulator, which translates to MSVTRLSRDERRLQLLATAAEIIRTEGTNALSLVRLAERAGVSRPIAYDHFTTREGLLMALYRQYDEQIGRTIRAALPEDAGSVTDVVSVLSAAYVDGVLSAGPECAAVSAALAGSTETRDFHQRSQDFYLAEFRQALEPFVSLSGPRGRALITGVLGVIEGLSRAAVDGRVSRAEAVSASTTIVVGALRQYDEGLAP; encoded by the coding sequence ATGAGTGTCACGAGACTGAGCAGGGACGAACGACGGCTTCAGCTGCTCGCGACAGCGGCGGAGATCATCCGTACGGAGGGGACCAATGCCCTGAGCCTGGTCCGGCTCGCCGAGCGCGCGGGTGTCTCCCGGCCGATCGCCTACGACCACTTCACGACGCGTGAGGGGCTGCTCATGGCCCTGTATCGGCAGTACGACGAGCAGATCGGACGCACGATCAGGGCGGCGCTGCCGGAGGACGCGGGCTCCGTGACCGACGTGGTCTCGGTGTTGAGCGCCGCCTATGTGGACGGGGTGCTCTCGGCCGGGCCGGAGTGCGCGGCGGTGAGCGCGGCGCTCGCGGGCAGTACCGAGACCCGGGATTTCCATCAGCGGTCGCAGGACTTCTACCTCGCTGAGTTCCGCCAGGCGCTCGAACCGTTCGTGTCGTTGTCCGGGCCGCGCGGCCGAGCGCTGATCACCGGGGTTCTCGGCGTCATCGAGGGGCTCTCCCGCGCCGCCGTCGACGGACGAGTCTCGCGAGCGGAGGCCGTCTCGGCGTCGACGACCATCGTGGTCGGAGCATTGAGGCAGTACGACGAGGGCCTGGCCCCGTGA